One Pseudomonas entomophila genomic window carries:
- a CDS encoding cyclic peptide export ABC transporter has product MKTPSRGATRELLALLRPFWPQVTASILLGILGGFSVTALLATINRGLHSEDGLSLALVGAFAGLCVLALLGSIFSDIGSNRVGQQIIANLRRSLGEKVLSAPIAQIERYRSHRLIPVLTHDIDTISSFAFAFAPLAISVTVVLGCMAYLALLSLPMFVLMLVAIGVGTVVQYIARARGIQGFVDAREAEDELQKHYQAIAEGAKELRIHRSRRQRMFVDGIQATAERIRDKQVRSVNTFVVAKSLGSMLFFVVIGLALALQSLWPSSDKAVMSGFVLVLLYMKGPLEHLVSTLPIVSRAQIAFRRIAELSEQFSSPEPHLLLTDREPPKVQVERLQLVDVHHSYPVADGGTPFKLGPVNLDIAQGDIVFIVGENGGGKTTLIKLLLGLYPPQQGQVLLNGEVVGDRERDDYRQLFTTIFADYYLFDELVNDGPAVPANAVQYLERLEIDHKVSIRDGAFTTTDLSTGQRKRLALVSAWIEGRPVLVFDEWAADQDPAFRRVFYTEILPDLKRQGRTLIVISHDDRYFDVADQIVRMENGRVICEPQPA; this is encoded by the coding sequence ATGAAAACCCCTTCTCGCGGCGCCACCCGCGAACTGCTGGCCTTGCTGCGGCCGTTCTGGCCGCAGGTCACGGCGTCGATCCTGCTGGGCATTCTCGGCGGCTTCAGCGTCACGGCGCTGCTGGCCACCATCAACCGTGGCCTGCATAGCGAAGACGGCCTGAGCCTGGCCCTGGTCGGGGCGTTCGCCGGGCTGTGCGTGCTGGCCCTGCTGGGCTCGATCTTCTCCGATATCGGCAGCAACCGGGTCGGCCAGCAGATCATCGCCAACCTGCGCCGCAGCCTGGGCGAGAAGGTGCTCAGCGCCCCCATCGCGCAGATCGAACGCTACCGCAGCCATCGCCTGATCCCGGTGCTGACCCACGACATCGACACCATCAGCTCGTTCGCCTTCGCCTTCGCGCCGCTGGCCATCTCGGTCACGGTGGTCCTTGGCTGCATGGCCTACCTGGCGCTGCTGTCGCTGCCGATGTTCGTGCTGATGCTGGTGGCCATCGGTGTCGGCACCGTGGTCCAGTACATCGCCCGCGCCCGTGGCATCCAGGGCTTCGTCGATGCCCGCGAAGCCGAGGACGAGTTGCAGAAGCACTACCAGGCCATCGCCGAGGGCGCCAAGGAGCTGCGCATCCACCGCTCGCGCCGCCAACGCATGTTCGTCGACGGCATCCAGGCCACCGCCGAGCGGATCCGCGACAAGCAGGTGCGCTCGGTCAACACCTTCGTGGTGGCCAAGAGCCTGGGCTCGATGCTGTTCTTCGTGGTGATCGGCCTGGCCCTGGCCTTGCAGTCGTTGTGGCCGAGCAGCGACAAGGCGGTCATGAGCGGGTTCGTGCTGGTGCTGCTGTACATGAAAGGCCCGCTGGAGCACCTGGTCAGCACTTTGCCGATCGTCAGCCGGGCGCAGATCGCCTTTCGCCGCATCGCCGAACTGTCCGAGCAGTTCTCCTCGCCGGAGCCTCACCTGCTGCTGACCGACCGCGAGCCGCCCAAGGTGCAGGTCGAGCGCCTGCAACTGGTCGATGTGCACCACAGCTACCCGGTGGCCGATGGCGGTACGCCGTTCAAGCTGGGGCCGGTGAACCTCGACATCGCCCAGGGCGACATCGTGTTCATCGTTGGTGAGAACGGCGGCGGCAAGACCACCCTGATCAAGCTGTTGCTGGGCCTGTACCCGCCGCAACAGGGGCAGGTGCTGCTCAACGGCGAGGTGGTCGGCGACCGCGAGCGGGACGACTATCGCCAGCTGTTCACCACCATCTTCGCCGACTACTACCTGTTCGACGAGCTGGTCAACGATGGCCCCGCGGTGCCGGCCAATGCCGTGCAGTACCTCGAGCGCCTGGAAATCGACCACAAGGTGTCGATCCGCGACGGCGCCTTCACCACCACCGACCTGTCCACCGGGCAACGCAAGCGCCTGGCCCTGGTCAGTGCCTGGATCGAGGGGCGCCCGGTACTGGTGTTCGACGAATGGGCGGCCGACCAGGACCCGGCGTTCCGCCGCGTGTTCTACACCGAGATCCTGCCGGACCTCAAACGCCAGGGCCGCACCCTGATCGTCATTTCCCACGACGACCGCTACTTCGATGTCGCCGACCAGATCGTGCGCATGGAAAACGGCCGCGTCATCTGCGAGCCCCAGCCCGCCTGA